In Halopelagius longus, the following proteins share a genomic window:
- a CDS encoding DUF5805 domain-containing protein, which yields MSSDGADGERKTVQTYVPAYQKEAWAEHADRLGMSQSEFVRTMVQAGRRDFEVPERSYGEAESEGDSSDEGGTDGFEESVLDALSVAEYRSWDELLDTLTEDIEDRLDETLQELQAENLVQYSGRHGGYTVAPGAVEEANDGR from the coding sequence ATGTCGAGTGACGGTGCAGACGGGGAGCGAAAGACGGTGCAGACGTACGTCCCCGCCTACCAGAAGGAGGCGTGGGCCGAACACGCCGACAGACTCGGGATGAGCCAAAGCGAGTTCGTCCGGACGATGGTGCAGGCGGGCCGTCGGGACTTCGAGGTGCCCGAACGGTCCTACGGCGAGGCGGAGTCCGAGGGGGACTCGTCCGACGAAGGCGGAACCGACGGGTTCGAGGAGAGCGTCCTCGACGCCCTCTCGGTGGCCGAATACCGCTCGTGGGACGAACTCCTCGACACCCTCACAGAGGACATAGAGGACCGCTTAGACGAAACGTTACAGGAGTTGCAGGCGGAGAACCTCGTCCAGTACAGCGGCCGTCACGGCGGGTACACCGTCGCTCCCGGTGCCGTCGAGGAGGCGAACGATGGCCGTTGA
- a CDS encoding right-handed parallel beta-helix repeat-containing protein, translating to MPENTDCVEKESGGNRGKTSEGTESGVSRRDALKMSATAAAVGLTGISAMTGSAAATERQGISFDRVVNAVDDLGLDPDGDEPIDSAIEETIEEGDYLIEFPPGTYYWEDTVDESDVNNWGIRGLGDDPTDVRFVSEDGAGKFLLKTNGGEGILVENVAIDYGFDREGSLGLMLKADDGLRVQDLHFVGFKPTQGEGAVENLSPQALDSDGQAIVDGLVCTGPTDIAPHGHLDGDVNTSCVWLGERHVGELLVRNSHIENAGTNAIYARESAGDVKIEDSLFVNNNQTALRIGGSGSYVKGCRFVVDTDNATEENDGEFINPHAVTWETGERGETGGYIEDCDFVYESAPAKTAAAVWIDGSAGEMAIRDSRFRMDADGVAAIRADDPRDPRLGDTASKPWGVTLENVSITGSSSGSHPAVFVNNRDGSAIRDCCLQLTGNRDGIYLRNSDDSVVENTNVNVEGEATTFAGSDVSTEDISHSDSCPVPDDSFSIDDETETETPTDDETETETPTDDESESETPTDDESEAETPTDDESESETETEASTETETETEPETPTKTETETDDE from the coding sequence ATGCCAGAAAACACGGACTGTGTCGAGAAGGAGAGCGGGGGCAACCGAGGTAAGACGTCTGAGGGGACTGAATCCGGAGTTAGCCGTCGCGACGCGCTGAAGATGAGCGCGACTGCGGCCGCCGTCGGGCTGACCGGTATAAGTGCGATGACAGGTTCGGCCGCCGCCACCGAACGACAGGGAATCTCGTTCGACCGCGTGGTGAACGCGGTCGACGATTTGGGCCTCGACCCCGACGGGGACGAGCCCATCGATTCTGCGATAGAGGAGACCATCGAGGAGGGAGATTACCTCATCGAGTTCCCGCCGGGAACGTACTACTGGGAGGACACCGTCGACGAGAGCGACGTCAACAACTGGGGTATTCGCGGCCTCGGCGACGATCCGACGGACGTTCGGTTCGTCTCGGAGGACGGTGCCGGGAAGTTCCTCCTGAAGACGAACGGCGGGGAGGGTATCCTCGTCGAGAACGTCGCTATCGACTACGGCTTCGACCGGGAGGGAAGCCTCGGACTGATGCTGAAGGCGGACGACGGCCTCCGCGTTCAGGACCTTCACTTCGTCGGCTTCAAACCGACGCAAGGCGAGGGTGCCGTCGAGAATCTGAGCCCGCAGGCGCTCGATTCCGACGGTCAAGCCATCGTCGACGGACTCGTGTGTACCGGTCCCACCGACATCGCCCCGCACGGCCACCTCGACGGCGACGTAAACACCAGTTGCGTCTGGCTCGGCGAACGCCACGTCGGCGAGTTACTCGTTCGGAACTCCCACATCGAGAACGCCGGGACGAACGCCATCTACGCCCGCGAATCGGCGGGCGACGTGAAGATTGAGGACAGCCTCTTCGTCAACAACAACCAGACGGCGCTCCGCATCGGCGGGAGCGGTTCCTACGTCAAGGGTTGCCGGTTCGTCGTCGATACGGACAACGCGACGGAAGAGAACGACGGCGAGTTCATCAACCCCCACGCCGTCACGTGGGAGACGGGCGAAAGAGGCGAGACGGGCGGGTACATCGAGGACTGCGACTTCGTCTACGAGTCCGCCCCCGCGAAGACGGCAGCCGCCGTCTGGATCGATGGCTCGGCGGGCGAGATGGCCATCCGCGACAGCCGATTCCGGATGGACGCCGACGGCGTAGCGGCCATCCGCGCCGACGACCCGCGCGACCCGCGCCTCGGAGACACGGCGTCGAAACCCTGGGGCGTCACCCTCGAGAACGTGAGCATCACCGGGTCGTCGTCCGGGTCCCACCCCGCCGTGTTCGTCAACAACCGTGACGGCTCGGCTATCCGAGACTGCTGTCTCCAACTGACGGGGAACCGCGACGGCATCTACCTCCGCAACTCCGACGACAGCGTCGTCGAGAACACGAACGTCAACGTCGAGGGTGAGGCGACCACCTTCGCCGGGTCGGACGTGTCCACCGAGGACATCTCCCACTCCGACAGTTGCCCGGTGCCGGACGATTCGTTCTCCATCGACGACGAGACTGAGACGGAGACGCCGACGGACGACGAGACTGAGACGGAGACGCCGACGGACGACGAGTCGGAGTCGGAGACGCCGACGGACGACGAGTCGGAGGCGGAGACGCCGACGGACGACGAGTCGGAGTCGGAGACAGAGACGGAGGCATCGACGGAAACGGAGACAGAGACAGAGCCGGAGACACCGACGAAAACGGAGACAGAGACGGACGACGAGTAG